In the Euphorbia lathyris chromosome 5, ddEupLath1.1, whole genome shotgun sequence genome, one interval contains:
- the LOC136229806 gene encoding beta-glucosidase 12-like codes for MTYVKDQLMENENGGCSKKNCKSSVADHSNASITTDQYHRYKEDVRILKDICFDIYRFSIFWSRVLPKGGRRGGVNKKGINHYNKLINHLLSKGIKPIVTLFHWDLPQVIEDQYQGFLNPKIIDDFRDYAELCFNTFGDRVKLWVTINEPMMYAQQGYASATFAPGRCSNRSRCSAGDSSVEPYIVAHHLLLAHAAAVKLYKEKYQISQKGQIGISLNINWMVPYSNSQKDQLATDRGFAFTYGWFMEQLYSGSYPLEMIVNVGKRLPNFTKEETNTIKGSYDFIGINYYTARYIANTPCRTQNLNYITDSCIDIKSERNGIPIGPHIEGTWMYIYPEGLQYYLLYIRNKYNDPVIYITENGVAEHKDNTSSILEDDKVRIEYFHSHLSRTLEAIRLGVNVKGYIAWSFLDNFEWTADYTAKSGIVHGDFKNGFKRYPKQSSFWFKKFLTVTSIE; via the exons aTGACATATGTGAAAGATCAACTAATGGAAAACGAGAATGGGGGATGTTCTAAAAAGAATTGCAAAA GTTCTGTAGCTGACCACAGTAATGCTAGTATTACCACTGACCAGTATCATAGATACAAG GAAGATGTGCGTATACTGAAAGACAtatgttttgatatttatagattttccatcTTTTGGTCTAGAGTTTTACCTA AAGGAGGGCGACGTGGAGGAGTAAATAAAAAAGGCATCAACCACTATAATAAACTCATTAATCACCTATTATCAAAAG GTATCAAACCGATTGTAACTCTATTCCATTGGGATCTTCCACAAGTTATAGAAGATCAGTATCAAGGTTTTCTAAACCCTAAAATTAT TGATGATTTTCGTGATTATGCTGAGTTGTGCTTTAATACATTTGGCGATCGAGTGAAGCTTTGGGTCACTATAAATGAGCCAATGATGTATGCACAACAAGGTTATGCAAGTGCAACGTTTGCTCCAGGTAGATGTTCAAATCGTTCAAGATGCTCTGCAGGTGATTCCAGTGTTGAACCATACATAGTAGCACACCATCTACTCCTTGCTCATGCTGCCGCGGTCAAactatataaagaaaaatatcag ATTTCGCAAAAAGGTCAAATTGGAATTTCACTAAATATTAACTGGATGGTGCCATACTCAAATTCACAAAAAGACCAACTAGCAACAGATCGAGGTTTTGCTTTTACATATGGTtg GTTTATGGAGCAACTATATTCTGGATCTTACCCACTAGAAATGATTGTTAATGTGGGAAAAAGATTACCAAATTTTACTAAGGAGGAAACCAATACGATTAAAGGATCTTATGATTTCATCGGAATCAATTACTATACTGCGAGATATATTGCTAATACTCCTTGTCGAACTCAAAATTTGAACTACATCACTGACTCTTGTATCGATATTAAAA GTGAACGAAATGGAATTCCAATTGGTCCTCATATAGag GGTACTTGGATGTATATCTATCCAGAAGGGCTTCAATATTATCTACTTTACATCAGAAACAAGTACAATGACCCTGTAATCTATATTACAGAGAATG GAGTTGCTGAGCATAAAGATAACACAAGTTCTATTTTGGAAGATGATAAAGTGAGAATAGAATATTTTCATAGTCATTTAAGTCGcactcttgaagcaataag GCTTGGAGTAAACGTAAAGGGGTACATAGCATGGTCGTTTTTAGACAATTTTGAGTGGACAGCTGACTACACAGCCAAATCTGGAATAGTTCATGGTGACTTCAAAAATGGATTCAAAAGATACCCAAAACAATCATCATTTTGGTTCAAAAAATTTCTTACTGTTACTAGTATAGAGTAG